The Nitrospira tepida genome includes a window with the following:
- a CDS encoding response regulator, with protein MLIVEDDREMRSLLCDGLWDLGLSIREAADGDEALRAVLDSCPDLIITDLRMPAGGLDYVARLRTFAPQAPIILMTSFGDAQTKADALALGITAYFDKPLRISDLRAKVQEILGPSSVPL; from the coding sequence TTGCTGATCGTCGAAGACGACAGGGAGATGCGCAGCCTGCTCTGTGACGGGCTGTGGGACCTCGGCTTGTCGATCCGCGAAGCGGCGGACGGCGACGAAGCGCTGCGGGCCGTGCTGGATTCCTGTCCCGACTTGATCATCACCGATCTACGGATGCCCGCGGGAGGGCTCGACTACGTGGCGCGGCTGCGCACGTTTGCGCCGCAGGCGCCCATCATTCTGATGACCTCGTTCGGGGACGCCCAAACCAAAGCCGATGCCCTTGCGTTGGGCATTACCGCCTACTTCGACAAGCCGCTTCGAATCAGCGATCTTCGGGCCAAGGTGCAGGAGATTCTGGGCCCGTCCTCGGTCCCCCTTTAG